A stretch of the Gossypium hirsutum isolate 1008001.06 chromosome D07, Gossypium_hirsutum_v2.1, whole genome shotgun sequence genome encodes the following:
- the LOC107955957 gene encoding U6 snRNA phosphodiesterase, whose translation MEALRATYGDDDSSDFDSDHSPTLSLPANSNPQSEETLSSPLPPPPVSLLHPPNSLGSLDYLQTGQPSRVRSFPHVEGNYALHVYIPVFIPSISKKEMGQFLKRVSSVVSNLHVVDIDVPLNTLCKEEHKLEQVALGREFHISLGRTVPIRVHQIDSIVTMLRQKLQFQKRYWIDFNKWEVFINDDRTRTFLSLEVVTGGLPEITKQIQAVNEVYKLHNLPEFYKDPRPHISLAWALGDISGSLKKVVEQETKSSVFRGSLQSRICTSKVGGIECKIGNRTHIICKSPDQ comes from the exons ATGGAAGCGCTAAGAGCAACATATGGAGACGACGACTCATCGGACTTCGACTCCGACCACTCCCCTACGCTGTCTCTTCCCGCCAATTCCAATCCCCAATCGGAGGAGACGCTGTCGTCTCCTCTCCCTCCGCCTCCTGTTTCTCTCCTTCACCCTCCCAATTCCCTTG GATCTTTGGATTACTTACAAACTGGTCAGCCTAGTAGAGTGAGAAGCTTCCCTCACGTCGAAGGCAACTATGCTTTGCACGTTTACATTCCAG TTTTTATACCGTCTATATCAAAGAAAGAGATGGGTCAATTTTTGAAGAGAGTTTCATCCGTGGTTTCCAATCTCCATGTTGTGGATATTGATGTTCCATTGAATACACTGTGTAAAGAAGAACATAAACTTGAACAAGTGGCATTGGGAAGGGAATTCCATATAAGTTTAGGAAGGACAGTTCCTATTAGAGTTCACCAGATTGACTCTATTGTAACAATGCTTCGCCAGAAACTTCAATTTCAAAAGCG GTATTGGATTGATTTTAACAAATGGGAGGTTTTTATCAATGATGATCGAACGCGCACCTTTCTTTCACTCGAAGTCGTTACGGGAGGATTACCCGAG ATAACTAAGCAAATTCAGGCTGTTAACGAGGTTTACAAGCTTCACAATCTTCCCGAGTTCTATAAG GATCCAAGGCCTCATATATCATTGGCTTGGGCACTAGGTGACATTAGTGGTTCCCTTAAGAAAGTGGTCGAGCAGGAAACAAAGTCATCCGTCTTTAGAGGTTCCTTACAGAGTCGTATTTGTACAAGTAAAGTTGGTGGCATTGAGTGTAAAATTGGTAATAGAACACATATAATATGTAAATCTCCGGATCAATGA
- the LOC121219284 gene encoding uncharacterized protein: MSIRCFLVRQVTEITEILRQAGAVSARDVIISPIPSRESHDQEPDHPRTRQRCQRLTDNLVEYFKFKKGRDSPSKAHGSLLIIAVLVTTATFQVGLSPPGGTCQDSYFPNPNNGTSGGEAHIAGTSIMGTNSEVTFALFMVFNSMDFSMSLSMINILTSKFPLQFELQICMVALFFTYNTAMTSIAPSSVRDFTIIMKSVLLSIILTLTSAEKYFGNYPQSSAWPGPSTHLSTL; the protein is encoded by the coding sequence ATGTCCATCAGATGTTTCCTAGTGAGGCAGGTGACAGAAATCACGGAGATTCTTCGACAAGCTGGAGCAGTGAGTGCTAGAGATGTTATAATCTCTCCTATTCCTTCCCGTGAATCTCATGATCAAGAACCAGACCACCCAAGAACACGACAGAGATGTCAACGGCTGACTGATAACTTGGTAGAGTATTTCAAGTTTAAGAAAGGCCGAGACTCTCCCAGCAAAGCTCACGGCTCTTTATTAATCATCGCTGTTCTGGTCACCACTGCGACCTTTCAGGTTGGACTCAGCCCTCCAGGGGGAACTTGTCAAGATAGTTATTTTCCGAACCCGAACAATGGGACCAGTGGCGGTGAAGCACACATAGCAGGGACCTCCATCATGGGGACTAACAGTGAAGTTACTTTTGCATTATTCATGGTTTTCAACTCGATGGATTTTTCAATGTCGCTTTCCATGATCAACATCCTCACAAGCAAATTCCCCCTGCAATTTGAGCTTCAGATTTGTATGGTTGCACTGTTTTTCACTTACAACACCGCAATGACTAGCATTGCACCGAGTAGCGTAAGAGACTTCACCATTATAATGAAATCAGTGCTTTTGTCAATCATACTGACATTAACATCTGCCGAAAAATATTTTGGAAATTATCCTCAAAGCTCAGCCTGGCCCGGCCCAAGTACACATCTAAGCACACTGTAA
- the LOC107955955 gene encoding ankyrin repeat-containing protein ITN1-like — MGANAVNETDLSALNMLLMFPSEGDHGEIMDILSGARALRARDMSLSAKPLEEVSHNGRIGELQGRVGLLSLNPSSRASQVSSQKFTVTVCTRKYSQGHVDFIREVLRLKPEYAKEVKRWFNPLHMAAANGHIEVVKELMYVDPELWSGVEGKGNKTRFHFAIMKGRINVINEMLSRYEGCIQCATVQRESALQLAVKDSSLKQLNLFLWLKIYAAD; from the exons ATGGGTGCAAACGCTGTGAATGAAACCGATCTCTCAGCCCTTAATATGCTGTTGATGTTCCCAAGTGAAGGTGACCATGGAGAAATCATGGACATTCTTTCTGGTGCCAGAGCTTTAAGGGCAAGAGATATGAGCCTCTCTGCAAAGCCCTTGGAGGAGGTTTCTCACAACGGAAGAATTGGTGAACTTCAAG GTCGGGTTGGGTTGCTAAGTTTAAACCCAAGCTCTCGTGCTTCACAAGTCTCTTCGCAAAAGTTTACTGTTACAGTTTGTACTAGGAAATATT CTCAAGGGCATGTTGATTTCATTAGAGAGGTTTTGAGACTAAAGCCCGAGTATGCAAAAGAAGTAAAAAGATGGTTTAACCCTCTTCATATGGCTGCTGCAAATGGGCATATTGAGGTTGTAAAAGAGCTTATGTATGTTGACCCAGAATTATGGTCCGGCGTAGAGGGTAAGGGGAACAAGACTCGTTTCCATTTTGCAATCATGAAAGGGAGGATCAATGTCATCAACGAAATGCTTTCGAGATATGAAGGGTGTATTCAGTGTGCGACAGTTCAAAGGGAGAGTGCTCTGCAGCTTGCTGTTAAGGACAGCAGTTTGAAGCAACTTAATCTATTTTTATGGTTAAAAATTTATGCCGCTGActaa